In Rhodospirillum rubrum ATCC 11170, a genomic segment contains:
- the lysA gene encoding diaminopimelate decarboxylase, with translation MDYFSYRNGQLHAEDVALAAIAEAVGTPFYVYSAATLERHFRVFSDAFAGQPITLCFATKTNGNKAVLALLAGLGAGADVVSQGEMEHALAAGVPAGRIVFSGVAKTKAEMAAALEAGIFQINVESEPELEALSEVAQALGKTAPVALRINPDVAAATHDKIATGRKENKFGIDWTVAPAIFAKAAGLPGIAVKGVAVHIGSQILDLDPFRRAFERLRELVLALRADGIALERVDLGGGLGIPYHRDDPASPPPAEYAALARRIFGDLGVHLVAEPGRLIAGNAGMLVSRVVYRKQGETRTFLILDAGFNDLIRPAMYDAFHDILPVTAAAENAVLTPVDVVGPICESGDIFARQRPLPPIAAGDLVAFATAGAYGASMSSTYNGRPLVPEVMVSGDRFAVVRRRPSVAEMTALESVPPWLAKQA, from the coding sequence ATGGATTATTTCTCTTACCGCAACGGCCAACTCCACGCCGAGGATGTCGCCCTCGCCGCCATCGCCGAGGCCGTCGGCACGCCCTTCTATGTGTATTCGGCCGCCACGCTCGAACGCCATTTCCGGGTGTTCTCGGACGCCTTCGCCGGCCAGCCGATAACCCTGTGCTTCGCCACCAAGACCAATGGCAACAAGGCGGTGCTCGCCCTGCTTGCCGGCCTGGGCGCCGGCGCCGACGTGGTCAGCCAGGGCGAGATGGAACACGCCCTGGCGGCGGGCGTCCCGGCCGGGCGCATCGTCTTTTCCGGGGTCGCCAAAACCAAGGCCGAAATGGCCGCCGCGCTTGAGGCCGGCATCTTCCAGATCAACGTCGAATCCGAGCCCGAGCTCGAGGCGCTGTCCGAGGTCGCCCAGGCCCTGGGCAAGACCGCGCCGGTCGCCCTGCGCATCAATCCCGATGTCGCCGCCGCCACCCACGACAAGATCGCCACCGGGCGCAAGGAAAACAAATTCGGCATCGACTGGACCGTCGCCCCCGCCATCTTCGCCAAGGCCGCCGGCCTGCCCGGCATCGCCGTCAAGGGGGTCGCCGTCCATATCGGCTCGCAGATCCTCGATCTTGATCCCTTCCGCCGCGCTTTTGAGCGCCTGCGCGAGCTGGTGCTGGCCCTGCGCGCCGACGGCATCGCCCTCGAGCGTGTCGATCTTGGCGGCGGCTTGGGCATCCCCTATCACCGCGACGATCCGGCAAGCCCGCCGCCGGCCGAGTACGCCGCCCTCGCCCGCCGCATCTTCGGCGACCTGGGCGTGCATCTGGTGGCCGAACCCGGGCGGCTGATCGCCGGCAACGCCGGGATGCTGGTCTCCCGCGTCGTCTATCGCAAACAGGGCGAAACGCGGACCTTCCTGATCCTCGATGCCGGCTTCAACGACCTGATCCGTCCGGCGATGTATGACGCCTTCCACGATATCCTGCCAGTCACGGCCGCCGCCGAGAACGCCGTGCTGACCCCGGTCGATGTGGTCGGGCCGATCTGCGAATCGGGCGATATCTTCGCCCGCCAGCGCCCGCTGCCGCCGATCGCCGCGGGGGATCTGGTGGCCTTCGCCACCGCCGGCGCCTATGGCGCCTCGATGTCGTCCACCTACAACGGCCGGCCGCTGGTGCCCGAGGTGATGGTGTCGGGGGATCGCTTCGCCGTAGTCCGCCGCCGCCCCAGCGTCGCCGAAATGACCGCTTTGGAATCGGTGCCGCCGTGGCTGGCCAAGCAAGCATAG
- the argH gene encoding argininosuccinate lyase, producing MSSSTPTTPSIERTASTIWGGRFDSGPSAVMEAINASIGFDKRLYRQDIAGSKAHCTMLVATGILSKADGEAILGGLDRILAEIEAGDFPFSVALEDIHMNIESRLKDLIGEAAGRLHTARSRNDQVATDFRLWVRDAIDGVEGALARLQDVLITRAEEHADTVMPGFTHLQAAQPVTFGHHLLAYVEMIGRDRGRFHDARVRLNESPLGSAALAGTSFPIDRAMTAQILGFDRPCANSLDGVSDRDFALEFLAAASIASIHLSRLAEELVIWTSAQFGFVRLPDAYSTGSSIMPQKRNPDAAELVRAKAGRVIGDLASLLIVMKGLPLAYSKDMQDDKEPVFEAADTLELCIAAMTGMMETITPKVDRLRTAAGQGFTTATDLADWLVRALGTPFRHAHEVSGALVKMAEKKGVGLEDLSLAEMRTIEPRLTDEAIKVLSVDWSVRSRTSFGGTAPDNVRAACAAARARYAAKAPPR from the coding sequence ATGTCCTCCAGCACTCCGACGACCCCTTCCATCGAGCGGACCGCCAGCACCATCTGGGGTGGGCGCTTCGACAGCGGCCCCTCGGCGGTGATGGAGGCGATCAATGCCTCGATCGGCTTTGACAAACGGCTTTACCGTCAGGATATAGCGGGCTCGAAGGCCCATTGCACCATGCTGGTCGCCACCGGCATCCTGAGCAAAGCCGATGGCGAGGCGATCCTCGGCGGCCTCGATCGCATTCTGGCGGAAATCGAAGCCGGAGACTTCCCCTTCAGCGTCGCGCTGGAGGATATCCACATGAATATCGAAAGCCGCCTGAAGGACCTGATCGGCGAGGCCGCCGGCCGCCTGCACACCGCGCGCTCGCGCAATGATCAGGTGGCGACCGACTTCCGCCTGTGGGTGCGCGACGCCATCGACGGCGTCGAGGGCGCCCTTGCCCGCCTGCAAGACGTGCTGATCACCCGGGCCGAGGAACACGCCGATACGGTGATGCCCGGCTTCACCCATCTGCAGGCCGCCCAGCCGGTGACCTTCGGCCACCATCTGCTGGCCTATGTGGAAATGATCGGCCGCGACCGGGGCCGCTTCCACGATGCCCGCGTCCGCCTCAACGAAAGCCCGCTGGGCTCGGCCGCCCTGGCCGGCACCTCCTTCCCCATCGACCGGGCGATGACCGCCCAAATCCTCGGCTTCGACCGTCCCTGCGCCAATTCGCTCGATGGCGTATCGGACCGCGATTTCGCCCTGGAATTCCTGGCCGCCGCCAGCATCGCCAGCATCCATCTGTCGCGACTGGCCGAGGAACTGGTGATCTGGACCAGCGCCCAGTTCGGCTTCGTCCGCCTGCCCGACGCCTATTCGACGGGCAGTTCGATCATGCCGCAAAAGCGCAACCCCGACGCCGCCGAACTGGTGCGCGCCAAGGCCGGCCGGGTGATCGGCGATCTCGCCAGCCTGCTGATCGTCATGAAGGGGCTGCCGCTGGCCTATTCCAAGGACATGCAAGACGACAAGGAGCCGGTGTTCGAGGCCGCCGATACCCTGGAACTGTGCATCGCGGCGATGACCGGCATGATGGAAACCATCACCCCCAAGGTCGATCGCCTGCGCACCGCCGCCGGTCAGGGCTTCACCACCGCCACCGATCTCGCCGACTGGCTGGTCCGCGCCCTCGGCACCCCCTTCCGCCATGCCCACGAGGTCTCGGGCGCCCTGGTCAAGATGGCCGAGAAAAAGGGCGTGGGCCTGGAAGACCTCAGCCTCGCCGAGATGCGAACCATCGAACCGCGCCTGACCGACGAGGCGATCAAGGTTCTGTCGGTGGATTGGTCGGTGCGCAGCCGCACCAGCTTCGGCGGCACCGCGCCCGACAACGTCCGCGCCGCCTGCGCCGCGGCGCGCGCCCGCTACGCCGCCAAGGCGCCGCCGCGATGA
- a CDS encoding TlpA disulfide reductase family protein: protein MLEDMMLKPFFRKIARGPGLGIGHAAAAAIAVILTISAGDARAQTVPPSLAPSPSPVATPAFAAPVAADRGLDIHPAAARASLPDLAFSDGAGRPLHLSDYRGKVVVLNLWATWCGPCVKEMPALESLAAQTAGGAIAVLTLSQDRGGEAPVRAFYERAGLTHLPILLDPQMKTGRALGLRGLPTTLVIDALGREAARHEGMLDWDSPAVLALLTALADEAGDSLPL from the coding sequence GTGCTGGAGGACATGATGCTGAAGCCGTTTTTCCGAAAAATCGCCCGGGGACCGGGGCTGGGAATTGGTCATGCGGCAGCCGCCGCCATCGCCGTGATCTTGACCATTTCGGCCGGCGATGCAAGGGCGCAGACGGTGCCCCCGTCGTTGGCGCCGTCGCCGTCGCCCGTTGCCACCCCGGCTTTCGCCGCGCCGGTCGCCGCCGACCGCGGCCTTGACATCCACCCGGCGGCCGCCCGGGCGAGCCTGCCCGATCTGGCGTTCAGCGACGGCGCCGGCCGCCCCCTTCATTTGTCGGACTACCGGGGCAAGGTGGTGGTGCTGAACCTGTGGGCGACGTGGTGCGGCCCCTGCGTCAAGGAAATGCCGGCCCTTGAGTCTCTGGCCGCCCAGACGGCGGGGGGCGCCATCGCCGTGCTGACCCTGTCGCAGGACCGGGGCGGCGAAGCCCCCGTGCGGGCGTTTTACGAGCGCGCCGGCCTGACCCATCTGCCGATCCTGCTCGATCCGCAGATGAAGACCGGCCGGGCCCTGGGCTTGCGCGGCTTGCCCACGACGCTGGTGATCGATGCCCTGGGCCGCGAGGCCGCCCGCCACGAGGGTATGCTTGATTGGGATTCTCCGGCCGTTCTCGCCCTGCTGACCGCCCTGGCCGACGAGGCGGGCGACAGCCTGCCCCTATAG
- a CDS encoding phosphatase PAP2 family protein produces MTQLSSSPPASALLALTARLRRHIAWCRRRPLLAPFLYLCGLCPLAMLVLDKPLALAIKRGVDPDLFGFFQTITPLGLSGGWFALSGIATLGCLILWKRALGIPARERFLALAWSWGFFLAAQASSGLFVMVVKRVIGRLRPRLLFNDGLYGFKPLSFASGAESFPSGHSQTVWAAMTALMVLFPRHWPWFLGTAVLVTLSRVVITVHYLSDTLMGAYIGLFAVVVLRPWFERGRPGALRIGKPL; encoded by the coding sequence ATGACCCAGCTATCATCCTCGCCGCCCGCCAGCGCCCTGCTGGCTTTGACCGCCCGTTTGCGCCGCCATATCGCGTGGTGTCGGCGTCGGCCGCTGCTGGCGCCGTTCCTCTATCTTTGCGGGCTTTGTCCGCTGGCGATGCTGGTCCTCGACAAGCCGCTGGCCCTGGCGATCAAGCGCGGCGTCGATCCCGATCTGTTCGGCTTTTTCCAGACCATCACCCCGCTCGGCCTGTCGGGCGGATGGTTCGCCCTGTCGGGGATCGCCACGCTCGGCTGCCTGATCTTATGGAAGCGGGCGCTGGGCATTCCGGCCCGCGAGCGGTTCCTGGCCCTGGCTTGGTCCTGGGGGTTCTTCCTGGCCGCCCAGGCGTCTTCGGGGCTGTTCGTCATGGTCGTCAAACGCGTGATCGGCCGCCTGCGTCCGCGCCTGCTGTTCAACGACGGTCTTTACGGCTTCAAGCCGCTCAGCTTCGCCTCGGGGGCCGAATCCTTCCCCTCGGGGCATTCGCAAACCGTCTGGGCGGCGATGACGGCGCTGATGGTGCTGTTTCCCCGCCATTGGCCGTGGTTTCTGGGCACGGCGGTGCTAGTGACGCTCAGCCGCGTCGTCATCACCGTCCATTATCTCAGCGATACCCTGATGGGCGCCTATATCGGCCTCTTCGCCGTCGTCGTTCTGCGTCCCTGGTTCGAGCGCGGCCGGCCCGGCGCCCTGCGCATCGGCAAACCCCTATAG
- a CDS encoding DUF6880 family protein, with translation MASKRTVNAQNLEALGAPRLAALMIDITKGNAVARRRLRLELAGETSPKEVAREVRKRLATLARSRSFVDWQGVRALAADLETQRRAIVETVAVADPKEALDLLWLLLDLAPSVYERCGESNGMIGSVFDEAGGDLGPLAARARPNPLALADRVYGALVSDDYGQFDGLIRTLAPVLEASGLERLKRLMVALSQRPIDRPAQKKRGDIGRSSLASTHAVDVVESRRVRIARYALQEIADVLGDADAFIAQFDEETRKVPGIAADIASRLLAAGRAEEALQRLEVARPAPASRDWPDFSWEDAQIAVLEDLGRTDEAQAVRWECFQRSLSAPHLRDYLKRLPDFEDVEVEERALDHVQAAPSMIRALAFLVAWPALTRAASLVVARSEDLDGNQYDFLPHAADALAAKFPLASTLILRALIDESLTKGRATRYKHAARHLCDCASLAASIPKDGAVEPHEAYVARLRREHGRKTAFWALVG, from the coding sequence ATGGCCTCGAAGAGGACCGTCAACGCTCAGAATCTTGAAGCCCTCGGCGCGCCGCGTCTGGCCGCCTTGATGATAGACATCACCAAGGGCAATGCGGTCGCCCGGCGCCGTCTGCGGCTTGAACTGGCGGGGGAGACAAGTCCGAAGGAGGTGGCTCGCGAGGTTCGCAAGCGACTGGCGACCCTGGCCCGGTCCCGATCCTTCGTCGATTGGCAGGGGGTTCGCGCCCTTGCGGCCGATCTCGAGACCCAGCGTCGGGCGATCGTCGAAACCGTGGCTGTGGCCGATCCCAAGGAGGCGCTCGATCTTCTGTGGCTGCTCCTGGATCTGGCGCCCTCGGTCTATGAGCGGTGCGGCGAGAGCAACGGGATGATCGGCTCGGTTTTTGACGAGGCCGGCGGCGATCTTGGACCCCTTGCCGCCCGCGCCCGGCCCAACCCGCTTGCCCTGGCGGACCGGGTCTATGGGGCTTTGGTCAGCGATGATTATGGGCAGTTTGACGGGCTGATCCGCACCCTGGCCCCCGTTCTGGAGGCCTCCGGCCTGGAGCGCTTGAAGCGGCTTATGGTGGCGTTGTCCCAGCGACCGATCGACCGCCCCGCTCAGAAGAAACGCGGGGACATCGGCAGGTCCTCGTTGGCGTCGACCCATGCCGTCGATGTCGTCGAAAGCAGACGCGTGAGGATCGCGCGATACGCCCTGCAGGAAATCGCCGATGTCCTGGGCGATGCCGACGCCTTCATCGCCCAGTTCGACGAGGAGACCCGCAAGGTTCCCGGGATCGCCGCCGACATCGCGTCGCGTTTGCTGGCGGCCGGCCGCGCCGAGGAAGCCCTTCAGAGGCTGGAGGTGGCCCGCCCCGCGCCCGCGTCCCGGGACTGGCCCGACTTTTCTTGGGAGGATGCGCAGATCGCCGTGCTGGAGGACTTGGGGCGAACCGATGAGGCCCAGGCCGTGCGCTGGGAGTGCTTCCAGCGCTCCTTGTCGGCGCCTCATCTGCGCGACTACCTGAAGCGGCTTCCCGATTTCGAGGACGTGGAGGTCGAGGAAAGGGCCCTTGATCATGTCCAGGCAGCACCGTCGATGATCCGGGCGCTGGCCTTCCTGGTGGCTTGGCCAGCTTTGACCCGTGCGGCCTCCCTGGTTGTCGCCCGCTCCGAGGATCTGGATGGCAACCAATACGACTTTCTGCCCCATGCCGCCGACGCGCTCGCGGCCAAATTTCCCCTGGCCTCGACCTTGATCCTGCGGGCCCTGATCGACGAGTCGCTCACCAAAGGCCGCGCCACCCGCTACAAACATGCGGCCCGCCACCTGTGCGACTGTGCGAGCCTCGCGGCCTCGATCCCCAAGGACGGCGCCGTCGAACCCCATGAGGCCTATGTCGCCAGACTGCGCCGGGAGCACGGCCGCAAGACGGCGTTCTGGGCCCTTGTGGGATAA
- a CDS encoding RES family NAD+ phosphorylase → MTTTFAVGRVWHHVFQGLYPDPLGFGTAPSRFSDPRKTVQTRFGVYYAGGSFESAVLETLVRDRKNLNPGLLLVSAAELEAFVHVPVLVAAPLTLVDLRGGNPIVMGVPTDAVRARSHRLGQRLSRVLYDHPLQPDGLCYPSRLNGDDVIAVYDRAIPKLSAGPRRPLSACPEIAPVLDRYRIALL, encoded by the coding sequence GTGACCACGACCTTCGCCGTCGGGCGTGTCTGGCACCATGTGTTTCAGGGCCTTTATCCCGATCCATTGGGCTTTGGAACCGCGCCCAGTCGATTCTCCGACCCCCGGAAGACCGTGCAAACGCGCTTTGGTGTTTATTATGCCGGGGGGAGTTTTGAGAGTGCCGTCCTTGAGACGCTTGTCCGCGACAGAAAGAACCTGAACCCCGGCCTTCTGCTCGTGTCCGCTGCCGAGCTTGAGGCCTTTGTGCATGTCCCGGTCTTGGTGGCGGCTCCCCTTACACTGGTTGACCTTCGGGGAGGAAATCCGATCGTGATGGGAGTTCCAACCGATGCCGTGCGGGCGCGATCCCATCGGCTTGGTCAGCGCCTCAGTCGCGTCCTATACGATCATCCCTTGCAACCGGATGGTCTGTGCTACCCATCCCGGCTGAATGGGGACGACGTTATAGCGGTCTATGATCGGGCGATTCCCAAGCTGAGCGCAGGGCCGCGGCGTCCGCTGTCGGCCTGCCCGGAAATCGCGCCGGTTCTGGATCGCTACCGCATCGCTCTTCTGTGA
- a CDS encoding SDR family NAD(P)-dependent oxidoreductase, with amino-acid sequence MSGRLQDRHCFITGASRGIGKAVAKLFAAEGAHVIALARTQGGLEELDDEIRSAGGTPPTLITEDLTNFDAIDQIGAALFERFGKIDVLVANGGILGSLTPVSHIKPKEWDEVIATNLTASYRLIRSFEPLLRQSDAGRAIFVTSGAADGARPYWATYGISKGALEVMVKTWSQEILKTKIKANLLNPGRTRTPMRAKAFPGEDPATLPTPEDIAKAFLPLALPDCTRHGEVVNAQE; translated from the coding sequence ATGTCCGGCCGACTTCAAGACCGTCACTGCTTCATCACCGGCGCCTCGCGCGGGATCGGCAAGGCGGTGGCCAAGCTTTTCGCGGCGGAAGGCGCCCATGTCATCGCCCTGGCCCGCACCCAGGGCGGGCTTGAGGAACTCGACGACGAGATCCGCAGCGCCGGCGGCACCCCGCCGACCCTGATCACCGAGGATCTGACCAATTTCGACGCCATCGACCAGATCGGCGCCGCCCTGTTCGAGCGCTTCGGCAAGATCGACGTGCTGGTGGCCAATGGCGGCATCCTGGGCAGCCTGACCCCGGTCAGCCACATCAAGCCCAAGGAATGGGACGAGGTGATCGCCACCAATCTGACGGCGAGCTACCGGCTGATCCGCTCGTTCGAACCGCTGCTCCGCCAGTCCGACGCCGGCCGGGCGATCTTCGTCACCTCGGGCGCCGCCGATGGCGCGCGGCCTTACTGGGCGACCTATGGCATCAGCAAGGGCGCCCTTGAGGTGATGGTCAAAACCTGGTCCCAGGAAATCCTCAAGACCAAGATCAAGGCCAATCTGCTCAACCCCGGACGCACGCGCACGCCGATGCGGGCCAAGGCCTTCCCCGGCGAAGACCCGGCCACCCTGCCCACCCCCGAAGACATCGCCAAGGCCTTCCTCCCCCTCGCCCTGCCCGACTGCACCCGCCACGGCGAAGTGGTCAACGCCCAGGAATAA
- the purF gene encoding amidophosphoribosyltransferase — MAPTDIDFSTDPFDDDKLREECGVFGVFADPNAASHTALGLHALQHRGQEAAGIVTFDGTQFHSVKGPGHVSENFKSETVISQLVGSSAIGHVRYSTTGGAVMRNIQPLFAEFAFGGLAIAHNGNLTNAMTLRERLVQRGCLFQSTSDTEVIVHLIAISICSSVEDRIIDALRQVQGAYSIVALTNNALIGVRDPMGIRPLVLGQLDGAYIFASETCALDIIGADYIRDVEPGELIIITGKEVRSLRPFPQTPSHFCVFEYIYFARPDSIVEERSVYEVRKAIGRELARESAVEADVVVPVPDSGVPSALGYAAEAGLPFEYGIIRNHYVGRTFIQPTDKTRNLGVKRKHNPNRSQLEGKRVILVDDSIVRGTTSTKIVEMVRQAGAREVHMRISSPPTAYPCFYGIDTPEREKLLAANYSVEDMAKLLGVDSLAFVSLDGLYRAAGVESRNAERPQFCDACFSGHYPVPNQDRAQKSHPLQLALLND, encoded by the coding sequence ATGGCCCCCACGGACATCGATTTCTCCACCGATCCGTTCGATGACGACAAGCTGCGCGAGGAATGCGGCGTGTTCGGCGTCTTCGCCGATCCCAATGCCGCCTCCCATACCGCGCTTGGCCTGCACGCCTTGCAGCATCGCGGCCAAGAGGCGGCGGGGATCGTCACCTTCGATGGCACCCAGTTCCATTCGGTCAAGGGTCCCGGCCATGTGTCGGAGAACTTCAAATCCGAGACGGTGATCTCCCAGCTCGTCGGATCCTCGGCCATCGGCCATGTCCGCTATTCGACCACCGGCGGCGCGGTGATGCGCAATATCCAGCCGCTGTTCGCCGAATTCGCCTTCGGCGGCCTCGCCATCGCCCATAACGGCAATCTGACCAACGCCATGACCTTGCGCGAACGGCTGGTCCAGCGCGGCTGCCTGTTCCAATCGACCAGCGACACCGAGGTCATCGTCCATCTGATCGCCATTTCGATCTGCTCGTCGGTGGAAGACCGCATCATCGACGCCCTGCGTCAGGTTCAGGGCGCCTATTCGATCGTCGCCCTGACCAACAACGCCCTGATCGGCGTGCGCGACCCGATGGGCATCCGGCCGCTGGTTCTCGGCCAGCTCGATGGCGCCTATATCTTCGCCTCCGAAACCTGCGCGCTTGATATCATCGGCGCCGATTACATCCGCGATGTCGAACCGGGCGAGCTGATCATCATCACCGGCAAGGAAGTGCGCTCGCTGCGCCCCTTCCCGCAGACCCCCTCGCATTTCTGCGTTTTCGAATACATCTACTTCGCCCGCCCCGACAGCATCGTCGAGGAGCGCAGCGTCTACGAGGTGCGCAAGGCCATCGGCCGCGAACTGGCCCGCGAAAGCGCCGTCGAGGCCGATGTGGTGGTGCCGGTGCCCGATTCCGGCGTGCCCAGCGCGCTCGGCTATGCCGCCGAGGCCGGATTGCCCTTTGAATACGGCATCATCCGCAATCACTATGTCGGCCGCACCTTCATCCAGCCCACCGACAAGACCCGCAACCTCGGGGTCAAGCGCAAGCACAACCCCAACCGCAGCCAGCTTGAAGGCAAGCGGGTCATCCTGGTCGATGACAGCATCGTGCGCGGCACCACCTCGACCAAGATCGTCGAAATGGTCCGTCAGGCCGGGGCGCGCGAGGTGCATATGCGCATCTCCAGCCCGCCGACCGCCTATCCCTGCTTCTACGGCATCGACACCCCCGAGCGCGAGAAGCTGCTGGCGGCCAATTATTCGGTCGAGGACATGGCCAAGCTGCTTGGCGTCGACAGTCTGGCCTTCGTCTCGCTCGACGGGCTGTATCGGGCGGCCGGGGTGGAGTCGCGCAATGCCGAGCGCCCGCAGTTCTGCGATGCCTGCTTCTCGGGCCATTATCCGGTGCCCAATCAGGACCGGGCGCAGAAAAGCCATCCTTTGCAGCTGGCGCTGCTCAACGATTAG
- a CDS encoding CvpA family protein, producing the protein MSGWPINPLDILVLAVLLISAALAFFRGFVHETLAVGAWAGAIVSAVYGMPLVSPLFLDLMPRFPWAADIAAAATIFLVMLLGLSILTTMVAKQVQKSALNTLDRSLGFLFGLLRGGVLLIAGYVAVSWLLPVDRQPDWMRTARSMPMIENGASSALALLPANLQARERALRSDTATVKQDAETLLDTGRSVRDAQRSFDRLNSPRPEAPRAPTDSPTGYDSGERQEMNRLFESTQ; encoded by the coding sequence ATGAGCGGTTGGCCGATCAATCCGTTGGACATCCTCGTCCTTGCCGTTCTGCTGATTTCCGCCGCCCTCGCCTTCTTCCGTGGCTTCGTCCACGAGACCCTGGCGGTGGGCGCCTGGGCCGGGGCGATCGTGTCGGCGGTTTATGGCATGCCGCTGGTCTCGCCGTTGTTTCTTGATCTGATGCCGCGCTTCCCCTGGGCGGCCGACATCGCCGCCGCCGCCACTATTTTCCTGGTGATGCTGCTTGGGCTGTCGATCCTGACCACCATGGTGGCCAAGCAGGTGCAAAAAAGCGCGCTCAACACCCTGGACCGCTCCTTGGGCTTCCTGTTTGGGCTGCTGCGCGGCGGCGTGCTGCTGATCGCCGGCTATGTGGCGGTGTCCTGGCTGCTGCCCGTCGACCGCCAGCCCGATTGGATGCGCACGGCGCGCAGCATGCCGATGATCGAGAACGGGGCGAGTTCGGCCCTGGCGCTGCTGCCGGCCAATCTTCAGGCCCGCGAGCGCGCCTTGCGCAGCGATACCGCCACCGTCAAACAAGACGCCGAAACCCTGCTCGACACCGGCCGCAGCGTCCGGGACGCCCAGCGCAGTTTCGACCGGCTGAACAGTCCGCGGCCCGAGGCGCCGCGCGCTCCCACCGACTCGCCAACCGGCTATGATTCGGGCGAGCGGCAGGAAATGAACCGCCTCTTCGAGAGCACCCAGTAA
- the radA gene encoding DNA repair protein RadA, protein MAKNAPRFVCQACGAVYPRWMGRCEACGEWNSIAEEAPAEALPKGQTGGRGGQRLSFVSLEGVGAPPPRLLTGIPELDRVAGGGLVAGSALLIGGDPGIGKSTLLLQAVAGLARGGARSVYISGEEAIDQVRLRALRLGLEKAPVDLAAATSVRDIVATLDSGEPPDVVVIDSIQTMYLDTLDSAPGTVAQVRAGSHELIRLAKRRGFVLFLVGHVTKEGQMAGPRVMEHMVDAVIYFEGERGHPFRILRAVKNRFGATDEIGVFEMSDAGLSEVPNPSALFLAERRGNVTGSCVFAGMEGTRPMLVEIQALVGPSAPGSARRAVVGWDGGRLAMVMAVLETRCGLALGGNDVYLNVAGGLRIGEPAADLAVAAALVSSFSGVPVPPDMVVFGEIGLSGEIRAVAHGDTRLKEAAKLGFDQALMPARPRDSGKRGGPGVKEGLRMREIGHLQDLVALLAPPENAGQGQR, encoded by the coding sequence ATGGCGAAAAACGCCCCCCGCTTCGTCTGTCAGGCTTGCGGCGCGGTCTATCCGCGTTGGATGGGCCGCTGCGAGGCCTGCGGTGAATGGAACTCGATCGCCGAGGAGGCCCCGGCCGAGGCCCTGCCCAAGGGTCAGACCGGCGGCCGCGGCGGCCAGCGGCTCTCCTTCGTCAGCCTGGAAGGGGTGGGCGCGCCGCCCCCCCGGCTGCTGACCGGCATCCCCGAGCTTGACCGGGTGGCCGGCGGCGGTCTGGTCGCCGGCTCGGCCCTGCTGATCGGCGGCGATCCGGGCATCGGCAAATCAACCCTGTTGTTGCAGGCGGTGGCCGGTCTGGCGCGCGGCGGGGCGCGCTCGGTTTATATCTCGGGCGAAGAGGCGATCGATCAGGTCCGGCTGCGCGCCCTGCGCCTGGGCTTGGAAAAGGCCCCGGTTGATCTGGCGGCGGCGACCAGCGTGCGCGACATCGTCGCCACCCTTGATAGCGGCGAGCCCCCCGATGTCGTGGTCATCGATTCGATCCAGACCATGTATCTCGATACCCTCGACTCGGCGCCGGGCACGGTCGCCCAGGTCCGCGCCGGGTCCCATGAATTGATCCGTCTGGCCAAGCGCCGGGGCTTCGTGCTGTTTCTCGTTGGTCATGTCACCAAGGAAGGCCAGATGGCCGGTCCCCGGGTGATGGAGCATATGGTCGACGCCGTCATCTATTTCGAAGGCGAGCGCGGCCATCCCTTCCGCATTTTGCGCGCGGTGAAGAACCGCTTCGGCGCCACCGACGAGATCGGCGTTTTCGAGATGTCCGACGCCGGATTGTCGGAGGTTCCCAATCCCTCGGCGCTGTTCCTGGCCGAGCGGCGGGGCAATGTGACGGGGTCTTGCGTGTTCGCCGGCATGGAGGGCACGCGGCCGATGCTGGTCGAGATCCAGGCCCTGGTCGGCCCCTCGGCCCCCGGATCGGCGCGGCGCGCCGTCGTCGGCTGGGATGGCGGCCGTCTGGCGATGGTGATGGCCGTGCTTGAAACCCGCTGTGGTCTTGCGCTGGGCGGCAATGACGTTTATTTGAACGTTGCCGGCGGCCTGCGCATCGGCGAGCCGGCCGCCGATCTGGCGGTGGCGGCGGCGCTGGTTTCGTCGTTCTCCGGGGTTCCCGTGCCGCCCGATATGGTGGTTTTCGGCGAGATCGGGCTTTCGGGGGAGATCAGGGCGGTGGCCCATGGCGATACGCGGCTCAAGGAAGCCGCCAAACTCGGTTTCGATCAGGCCTTGATGCCGGCCCGGCCGCGCGATAGCGGCAAACGGGGCGGCCCTGGCGTGAAGGAAGGATTACGAATGCGCGAAATCGGCCATTTGCAGGATCTGGTGGCGCTGCTGGCGCCCCCGGAAAATGCCGGCCAGGGGCAGCGGTGA